A genome region from Acidimicrobiia bacterium includes the following:
- a CDS encoding acyl-CoA dehydrogenase family protein, with amino-acid sequence MGKPDRFGRAAPSERQIVRAALAKRLATRNTDRATTVLGAGSDDLEAGRAYLRALADGGWAVPTWPTEHGGLGASGERLAMVQQELARFEVPDLYPFLVGLTLVGPTLLEHGDDAQRARWLPGIKDGTEIWCQLFSEPDAGSDLAGLATRARQDGDEWIVDGQKVWTSRGHYARRGLLLARSDPSVPKHAGITAFGLDLHAPGVDVRPLRQMNGDTHFTEVFLDGVRVHDRDRIGPVGGGWKVALTTLAHERGGVATPGGAWLDEQRLVALARELGLHTDPLVRQQLTRVVVELRVAALTVRRARARAKAGRPGPEGSGQKLRAAAAFRDFTNAALALLGPAAVAGAGARNGEWQTLFLTAPSLSIRGGTDEIQRNIVGEHVLGLPSEPRVDRNMPFDQSPRASR; translated from the coding sequence ATGGGAAAACCCGACCGTTTCGGGCGCGCCGCCCCATCAGAACGGCAGATCGTGCGGGCCGCGCTGGCCAAGCGGCTGGCAACCCGAAACACCGACCGGGCGACGACGGTGTTGGGCGCGGGCAGCGACGATCTCGAGGCCGGGCGGGCGTACCTGCGGGCGCTCGCCGACGGCGGCTGGGCAGTACCGACGTGGCCAACAGAACACGGCGGGCTGGGCGCGTCGGGCGAACGGCTCGCGATGGTGCAGCAGGAGCTCGCCCGCTTCGAGGTGCCCGACCTTTACCCGTTCCTCGTCGGCCTCACGCTCGTCGGCCCGACGCTGCTCGAGCACGGCGACGACGCGCAACGCGCGCGCTGGCTCCCGGGGATCAAGGACGGCACCGAGATCTGGTGCCAGCTGTTCTCCGAGCCCGACGCGGGCTCCGACCTCGCGGGCCTCGCGACCCGCGCGCGACAAGACGGCGACGAGTGGATCGTCGACGGGCAGAAGGTGTGGACCAGCCGCGGGCACTACGCGCGCCGGGGACTCCTGCTCGCGCGCAGTGACCCGTCGGTGCCGAAGCACGCGGGCATCACCGCCTTCGGCCTCGACCTGCATGCGCCCGGCGTCGACGTCCGCCCGTTGCGGCAGATGAACGGCGACACGCACTTCACCGAGGTGTTCCTCGACGGTGTGCGCGTGCACGATCGCGACCGCATCGGACCGGTCGGCGGCGGATGGAAGGTTGCGCTCACGACGCTCGCGCACGAACGCGGTGGTGTGGCGACGCCCGGCGGCGCGTGGCTCGACGAGCAGCGACTCGTCGCGCTCGCGCGCGAGCTCGGACTCCACACCGATCCTCTCGTTCGCCAGCAGCTCACGCGCGTCGTCGTCGAGCTGCGCGTCGCCGCGCTCACGGTCCGGCGCGCGCGAGCACGAGCGAAGGCCGGCCGTCCCGGACCCGAGGGTTCGGGACAGAAGCTGCGCGCGGCCGCCGCGTTCCGCGACTTCACGAACGCCGCACTGGCGCTGCTCGGCCCCGCCGCGGTCGCGGGCGCCGGCGCGCGGAACGGCGAGTGGCAGACGCTCTTCCTCACCGCGCCGTCGCTCTCGATCCGGGGTGGCACCGACGAGATCCAGCGCAACATCGTCGGTGAGCACGTGCTAGGTCTGCCGTCGGAGCCGCGTGTCGACCGCAATATGCCGTTCGATCAGTCTCCGCGCGCCTCGCGCTGA